Part of the Pseudomonas sp. ADAK13 genome is shown below.
GGAGGTGCGGATGATCGGCAGGCCCAGTGTCACGTTGACCGCAGCGCCGAAGCCTTTGTACTTCAGCACGGGCAGCCCCTGGTCATGGTACATCGCCAGCACTGCATCGCAGTGCTCCAGATATTTGGGGGTAAACAGAGTGTCGGCAGGCAATGGGCCGCGCAGGTCCATGCCCTCAAGGCGCAGACGCTCCAGGGTTGGTTCGATGATGTCGATTTCTTCATGGCCCAGGTGGCCACCTTCACCGGCGTGGGGGTTGAGCCCGCAGACCAGGATGCGTGGGTGGGCGATGCCGAATTTCTGTTGCAGGTCGGCGTGCAGGATGCGTGTGACACGCTCCAGTCGCTCGGGGGTAATGGCGTCGGCAATCTCGCGCAGGGGCAGGTGAGTGGTCACCAGTGCCACCCGCAGGTCGCCCGTTGCCAGCATCATCACCACTTGTTCGGTATGGGTCAGCTCAGCGAGGAATTCGGTATGGCCGGAAAAGGCGATGCCCGATTCGTTGATCACGCCCTTGTGCACGGGGGCGGTGATCATCCCGGCGAAATCCCCGTCGATGCAGCCTTGGCCAGCCCGTGTCAGGGTTTCCAGGACGAAGGCCGCGTTGGCCTTGTCCAGCTGCCCGGCAACGACCTTGGTCGCCAGCGGGGTATCCCATACGTACAGGCTGTTGGCCGGCGCCGGCAGATCAGGCCAGTTGCCCGGGCCTACCGACAGCAGATCGACAACCACACCCAGCTGCGCGGCCCGCTCAAGGAGCAGGTCGCGGCTGGTAATGGCAATCAGGGGGTGTGGCTGGGGGCGAGGCGAGCAGCAGGCACAGGTCAGGACCAATGCCGGCCGGCTCGCCGGGTGTCAATGCGAAACGCTTGGGTTTCACTGGGCTGCCTGGTCGGTGCCTGTTTGGTCGGCACCAGGAAGCTTGTTCTCTACGTAGGCTTCGTCACGGATCTGACGCAACCAGGTCTGCAGCTCTTCATCGTACTTACGGTTACGCAGTACGGTCAGGGCTTGTTGCTCGCGGGCCTGGGCGGTGTTGTCAGTGGCGCGACGGCCAAGGACTTCCAGCACATGCCAGCCGTATTGGGTCTTGAACGGCTTGGACAGTACGCCTTGCGGAGTCTTGGCCATGACGTCCTGGAACTCTGGAACCAGTGCCTTCGGATCGATCCAGTTCAAATCGCCGCCGTTAAGCGCCGAACCCGGGTCTTCGGAGTAGCTCTTGGCCAGTTCGCCGAAGTCTTCGCCCGCTTCGATGCGGTCATAGAGCTTCTGCGCCAGTTCCTTGGTTTGTGCTTCGGTACGGATCTCGCTTGGCTTGACCAGGATGTGACGAACGTGAACTTCGTCCTTCATCTGGGCTTCTTCGCCACCGCGCTTGCCGAGCAACTTGAGGATGATGAAACCGCCCGGCGTACGGGCCGGTTGGGTGATGCCACCGACTTCCATGGCGCTCAGCTCGCGGTCGAACGGAGGTGGCAGTTGCGCGGCTTTACGCCAGCCCATGTCACCGCCTTCGAGGGCGTTATCGCTGCCGGACTGGGCAATAGCCATCTGCGCAAAGTCAGCACCTTGCTTGAGACGGTCATAGATAGCCTGGGTTTTCGCCGCTGCAGCATTGAGCTGTTCGGCATTCGCGCTGTCTGGCGTAGGGATCAGGATATTGGCCAGGTGCAGCTCTTCGGAAAGCTGCATCTTGCCGAGGTCAGAGGCCAGGAAGTTCTTCACTTCCTGCTCGGATACCTGAACCCGCTCGGCCACACGACGCTGACGCACACGGCTGATGATCATTTCGCGACGAATCTGGTCACGGGCGTCCTCATAGGACAGGCCGTCGTGAGCCAGGGCGGCGCGGAACTGATCAACACTCATGTTGTTGCGCTGGGCGATGGTGCCGACAGCCTGGTTCAATTCTTCGTCGCTGATACGGATACCGGAACGATCGCCGATCTGCAGTTGCAGGTTTTCAACGATCAGGCGCTCAAGCACCTGTTGGTCCAGCACGCTGGTAGGGGGGACGCCGCCGCCACGTTTGGCGATGGTTTGCTGAACTTCCTTGACCCGTTGGTCCAGTTGGCTCTGCATGATCACGTCGTTATCGACGATGGCCACTACCTTGTCCAGCGGTTGAACCGCCGCGTGAGCGGCGGCAGTACCCAGGAACAGCGCGCCCAGCATCAGCGGGCGCAGACAATCAGAAAGCTTGGTCTTCACGTTCACGATAACCTTCAATGCCTTTGTCGAGGAAGCTCTCTACCTTGGCGCCGGTCAGGCCGCCGAGTCCTTTAAGGACGACTTGGAAGAAGAGCCCGTGGTCACCCTTTTCGTTCAGCGGGGCGATCTGGCTGTATTCGTCGTTGGAAACCCAGTAACGGTTGATGACGCGCAGTTTCCAGCAGCAGTTGTCGTACTCGAAACCACCGAAGGCTTCCAGGGTACGGTTGCGGGCATAGTCATACTGCCAGCGGGTGATCAGGTTCCACTGGGGAACGATCGGCCACATCATCGAGAAGTCGTGTTGCTGGATTTTGTAGTAATCCTTCACGAAGTTCGGGTCGCCTGGCTGCCCGTAGTCGCCACCGAACTGCCATTTGCCGGTCAGCTGGTTGTACACCACCTGGTCGTTGCGATAGCGGTAGCCGACGTTGATAACCTTGTTCGGGTTGTCTTCCGGCTGATAGTGGAACATCGCGCTGCCGGAGCGTGGGCTGTGACTTTCGGTGTCCCAGTTGTAATCGGCGGTTGCACGCCAGTCGCGGTTGAAGCGGAACTCGTAGTCCAGGGCGATAGGCGATACGTCCGACTGTGCGTCTGCACGATCAGCTGCGAGGATGCCAGGCAGTTGAACTTCACGATCCTTGAAATACAACGCCTGGCCAACGCTGACGCGTTGACGTTCAAAGCCATTGTCTTCGATCCAGCGGCTGGTCACGCCCAAGGACAGTTTGTTCTCGTCACCTATACGGTCAGAGCCGCTGAAGCGATTGTCGCGGAACAGTGAGGCGTAGCTGAACGAGTATTCGCTGGTATCGAATACCGGGATATCGCTCTGGTCCTTGTTCGGTACGTACAAGTAGTACGCACGAGGTTCCAGGGTTTGACGATAGTCTTTGCCGAACCAGTTGGTGGTGCGGTCGAAGTAAAGGCCACTGTCGATACTGGCAATCGGAACTGCACGGTCTTGTGAGCTTTTAAACTCATCGCCGGCAGCTAGACTGTTTTTACCGATAGAGTCGAGGTCGAGATCGTATTTGGTATAGACGTATTTAAGCTTCGGCGTAACAAAACCATAGGTCCAGTTTATTGGGTAGTCGACAGCTGGAGCAACGTTAAGGCGAGTACCGTTTGCACGGGTCAGGCCTGTCACGAAAGTGTCCAGTCGATTTGTCGTCAAGCCATTTTCATCTGTGAACGTTCCGTTTTGCAAATCACGTTCGAACCGGACAGCTTCGGTTTCGTAAGTAAAGTTCAGCCCGCCCGGATGGTAAGGCAGTGCGCCATTAAAGGTGATCTGTGGCAAGCGGTCATACGGCGTGATCTGGGAGATCGTTGCCAGCTGGTACGCCTGCAGGTTCAGCTTCGCCTGGAAGGTATCACCGCGATAGGTCACCGAACCCTGCTGGTTCACGTAGTCCTGGGTCTTGATCCCTTCCTGATAGGACTTCAGATCCTGGAAGTAATAAGGATCGCTGATGTTGGTGTAGTCGACTTGGGTCAGTACACGCGAATCCAGCCCACCCTTGTGCTGCCAATTGAGCATGTAGCGGGTTTTTTCGTAGTCGGTCTGGAGCTTGCGCTCGTCGCTATCGTCGTTCAGGTACGCGCCGCCGAACTGGCCTTCGCTGGACTTGGTGAGGTAGCGGAACTCGCCTTCCATCAACAGGCCGCGCTTGGTCATGTATTGCGGGTACAACGTGGCGTCGTAGTTCGGCGCCAGGTTGAAGTAGTACGGCGTAACCAACGTGAAGCCAGTCTCGCCGCCGGTGCTGAAGCTCGGCGGCAGGAAGCCGGATTGACGACGGTTGTCGATCGGGAAATAGATGTACGGGGTGTAAAGGATCGGAATGTCCTTCACGCGCAACGTCACGTTGGTCGCGGTACCGAAACCGGTAGCCGGGTTGAGCGTGATGTTGTTGCCCTTGAGCTGCCAGGCGTTGCTGTTCGGCTCACAGGTGGTGTACGTACCGTCCTTGAGACGGATGATCGCGTTCTCTGCACGCTTGGCGTACAGCGCGTTGCCGCGGATGCGCGATTTGTGCATCACGTATTCGGCGTTGTCGACCTTGGCGGCGCCGGTGTCCAGTTGGACTTCGGCGTGGTCGCCCACCAGCAGGGCGCCGTTGTCGCGCAGACGGACGTTGCCGTTCAGCTCGCCACGGTTCTCGGCCTGGTACAGGTTGGCCTCGTCGGCCTCGACCTGCATGCTGCCCTGGCGCATGACGACGTCACCGGCCAGGGAGGCAATCTGTTGTTCCTGCTCGTAACGAGAGGCCTTGGCACCGATGAAGGTCGGTGCGTCGCTCTTGTTCGTCTTGTCGTTCATGCCAGGACGAATCGGCTCGATGTACGCGCCGGAGCAATACGGGCCGGTTTCGGCCAGTTGCGCCGCGGTGAGCTTCTCGCGAGGGACCCAGTCCAGGTGGCTGTAGTCGGCGCTGCGCGAACGCAGGCCCCGGCCCTTGGCTTCGGTGACCAGTGCGGTCTGCGGCACGGCTTCGGCACCACCGGCAGACTCGCCTTGCGGCGTGCCGCTGGCGGAGCTGACGGCGCTGCCGTCATGCACCGGGCGTGGTGGCAGCGGGGCTGCGGCCGTCTTCGGCGCGCAATCCCAGGCACCCGAAGCAGAGACTGAGCAGTCATACTGTTCCGCGGCGACCACGAATGAGGTGGCGAAAGGTTGCATGGCCAGCAGACTGCCGGTTACCAGCAACGGAAATTTTCTACGAAACGCGGGGGATTTCAATGCCATCTTATTAGTCCGGGCTTCCTGCGTGCCATCTGCCCGCGGTGTGGGCCGCACGCCTCTCGATGGTCTGAAAAAGATGCGTGATAATAAAGCATGACCCGCTTGACGGCTAGCGCCGTCGGAGACCCTTGTAATGCCCGACCAAGATCTACGTTTGCAACAGCTGCAAGTCTGGCTTGATGAGCAATTGCCTCGCCTTTTTACCGCTCAGGGTTGGGGTGTCGTACCCCCGGCCACGTTGACTGCGGCCAGCAGTGACGCGAGTTTCAGGCGTTACTTCCGATGGGATGGAGACGGTCGCAGTTTCGTCGTAATGGACGCTCCACCCCCCCAGGAAAACTGCAAACCTTTCGTCGATATCGCTCATTTGCTCGAACAATCGGGAATAAATGTTCCGAAAATTTATGCGCAAGATCTGCTTCGCGGCTTTCTTTTGCTGAGCGACCTGGGGAAAAAAACTTATTTAGACGTGATTGAGGCTGAAAATGCCGATCAATTGTTCGTCGATGCCATCGACGCCTTGCTGGCTTTCCAGCAATTGCCGATGGAGGCCCCGTTGCCCAGCTATGACGTTGCGCTGTTACGTCGAGAGCTGGAATTGTTTCCGGAGTGGTACGTTCGCCGTGAGCTGGGCATTGAGTTTGACGCCCGGCAACTTGCCCTGTGGCAGCGCGTGAGCGACCACCTGATCGACAGCGCCCTGGCCCAACCGAAGGTGCTGGTGCATCGCGACTATATGCCGCGCAACCTGATGATCAGCGAGCCAAACCCCGGCGTGCTGGATTTCCAGGATGCGGTCTACGGCCCGGTGACCTACGACATCACCTGCCTGTTCAAGGACGCATTCCTCAGCTGGCCCCAGGCTCGCGTGCGGGAATGGCAGCGCGGGTACTGGGAACGTGCCGGCGCGTTGGGCATCCCGGTGCAGGCGGACTTCGAGGAATTCCTGCGGGCCAGCGACCTGATGGGCGTGCAGCGTCACCTGAAGGTGATCGGGATCTTCGCGCGCATCTGCCATCGCGACGGCAAGCCGCGCTACCTGGCGGATGTGCCGCGCTTCTTTGCTTATATAGAGGCGGTGCTGGCGGACCGGCCAGAGCTGGGCGAACTGGGTGAGTTGCTGGCGAGCCTGCGCGTCGAGGCGGTCTTATGAAGGCCATGATCCTGGCCGCCGGCAGAGGTGAGCGGATGCGTCCGCTCACCTTGCACACGCCCAAGCCGCTGATCCAGGCCGGCGGCAAGCGCCTGATCGAGTATCACCTTGAGGCGCTGGCGAAAGCGGGCTTTACCGATATCGTCATCAACCATGCCTGGCTCGGCCAGCAGATTGAAGGCTACCTGGGTGACGGTTCCCAGTATGGCGTACGCATCCAGTACTCGGCCGAAGGCGAACCCCTGGAAACCGGTGGCGGGATTTTCAAAGCCTTGCCGCTGCTGGGGGACGAACCGTTCCTGGTGGTCAATGGCGATATCTGGACCGACTACGACTTCGCCAGCCTTGACCGGCCATTGAACGGCCTGGCCCACCTGGTGATGGTCGACAACCCGGCGCATCACCCGTCCGGCGGTGACTTCTACATAAAGGACGGTGCGCTTCATGATGCCGCCCCCGGTGCCGATAACCTGACCTTCAGTGGCATTTCCGTGCTCGACCCGAAGTTGTTCGCGGGTTGCAGTGCGGGTGCCTTCAAGCTGGCGCCGCTGCTGCGTGACGCCATGGCCAAAGGGTTGGTGACGGGGGAGCACATGAGTGGACGCTGGATCGATGTCGGGACGCTGGAGCGCCTGGCGCAAGTCGAAACCCTGCTGACAGCGGGGCACTAGGATGTTGTGGCCAGGGACTCTGATTGGAGCCGGGGCGGGCTTTGCCATTGCCAGCATTCCGGGGGCCATGTTGGGCGCACTGCTGGGCCAGGCGCTGGACCGGCGCCTGGAGCTGCAAAGCTGGGCGCAATTGCGTGAGCGCCTCGGCGGTCGGCCGGCGCTGCGTAACGATGAATTACTGTTCGTGTTGCTGGGCCGCCTGGCCAAGAGCAATGGCCGGGTAGTGGACGGGCATATCCAGCAGGCGCGTCAGGAAATGCGCTCGCTGGACATGGCCGAGCCGGCCCAGCGCCGCGCCATTGCCGCGTTCAATCGCGGCAAGTCCGGCTCGGACCGGGTGCGCAGTTATTTGGGCGTGCTCAAGGCCCAACCCCATGCAGCGGAAGGCGTGCTGCGTGCCTGTTGGCGCATGGCCTGGGCGGACGGCAAGGCCAGTACTGCCGAGCGCGAATTGATTGAGCAATGGGGCAAATGGTTGGGGTGGACGGTCCAGCAGATCCAGGCACTGGCCGCTGACTACGAGCCTGAGCGCAAGCCATTGGCCAATCGCGGTGGAGCGTATCAGGAAGCGCTGCGGATTCTGGGGGTGACCGCCACCACCGAGCCGTCAGTGATCAAGCGCGCGTACCGGCGCCTGCTCAGCCGGCATCACCCGGACAAGATTGCCGGCAGTGGCGCCAGCCCGGCCCAAGTGCGCGAGGCGACCGAACGTACCCGGGAGTTGCATAACGCCTATGCGCTGATTCGCGAACGGCGGGACTTTCGCTAAAGGTGGGAGCGGGCTTGCCTGCGATGCGGGCAACTCGGTCTCACTGATGCGCCGAGGTGATGCCATCGCAGGCAAGCCAGCTCCCACAGTTGGTCTTCATCCGTTTCAAAAACTGCGCTCAACTCCCGCTGGCTTGTGGGCTCAACCACCCGCGTACCCGCCGGTACAGTTGTTCTTGTCCGGCCGCGCTGTTATCGGGGAAGGCCTTCAGGGACACCTGCTTGTAGTTGTCATTCTTCAAGCGCTTGCTGGCCTGGGAACGTTCCAGGGCGGTTTTGCGCGCCTGCTCGCTGTCCTGATAGAACAGATCCGCCGTCGCCAGCTTCAGTTTGGGCGCCAGTTGTTGCAGGTCCGGTTCACGGCCCGCCGGCGTCTGCGCGGCCACCATGACGAATTTCTGCACCTGCGCCGGTTGTTTTTCACTCAGGTAACGCGCCGCCCACCATGCGCCGGTGCCGTGGCCGAGCAGCACAATGCTGCGGGCGTTCTGGGTCTGGGCGAAGGCGAGGGCGGCATCAATGCGCGCGAAGATTCGCGAGGCGTCAGTCTTGTCTTGTTCATCGCTGCCGGGAACCACGGCCGGGTCGGTGCCTTCGGCTTCAGCGCTGGCAGCTTGCTCAACGGGTTTGGCAACGGTGCTCGCGTCTTTGCTGCTGGTGTCCACCGCCGCTTTGGGTGATTCGATGACCCGTGGCGGCAGCGTGTCCAGGGTCAGGTCCGGCAGTGACAAGCTCAGGGTGCCCCAGGCGGCGTCCGGCAGTTTCTGGCGCAATGGCCCGATTGCTTGAGGCCAGTCAGCACTTTCGCCGTTGCCCGGGACGATAATCACCACGCCTTCAGGCTCGCCACTGTTGGCCGGCTTCCACAGGGCGAGGAAGGAGTCGCTGCCCGCCTGCAACTGTTGCTGCTCCTGTTGCGGGATTTGTCGCTCCAGGGCGTTGGCTTCTTCCTGGCTGCGTTCCGGCAAAGGCTGGCGCGCCACCGGTTTTTCCGGGGCGGGAGCGGGAGTGTCGGCGGCCTCGACACAAAAGGCGCTGGTAAACAGCAGCGACAGGCACAATGCTGGCAGTGCCGAGCGGTGGAGAAGTGGCATCGTTGATTTCCGGCCAGAAGTGATTCCGGCAGCCTAATGGGTTGGTCAGTGTTTGTCAGTGAGATGAGACGTGGATCATGGGTTTTCGCTACCTGTTGGTTATCGGCTGTTTATGCTTTCCCTTGATTGCGGGCGCGGTGCCTGCGCCTGCCACTCACCAGGCGCAGCTGGATGCCGGTCAGCGTGAATGGCTGGGGCAGCACCCGGACCTGCGGGTCGGCGTGGTGTTGCAGGCGCCTTATGCCCAATACGATCGGCGTTTGCAGCGGCTGTCCGGGGCCAACGTTGAGCTGATGCAATGGCTGGCCAAGGCGCTGGATATCGAGCTGACCTGGCGCAACTTCCCCAATCAGGAGCAACTGGAGGCGGCGGTGCGTGACGGCGAGGTCGACCTCGCCCCCGGCCTGCTGCAAACCCCGGCCGGTCTGCGCCTGTGGTTGTTCTCCGACCCGTATATGCGTGTGCCCCAGCACATCGTCGGGGTTCGCGATGGCGGCACGGCGGTTGACCTGGAGAAACTCGACGACCAATCCCGCGTCGCCGTGCGCATGCCCAGCGCGGTGGCGGATTACCTGCGCAGCACCTACCCGAGCCTCAACCTGCAAGGCGTGCCCATGGAGCGCCAGGCCCTGCAACTGCTGGTGAGCCAGCAAGCACGGTACGCGGTGGTGGATGAGGCGCAATTGAGCCGTTTGTCTGGCGAAACCGAGTTCGCCGGCCTCGCCGTGGTGGGCGACATCGGCCTGCCGCAGTTGCTGCGGGTGGCAACGCGACGCGACTGGCCGGAACTGGCCGACATCATGCAAAGCGCCTTGCGTGCGATTCCCGCCAGAGACCTGGACCAACTGCACACGCGCTGGCTGCAACCCAAATACCCGCGGGTGACCGAGTCCCCCGGCTTCTGGCAAAACCTCACCCTGTTGCTGGGGCTCTTGTTACTGGCCAGCCTGGCCGTGGTGTTCTGGCAGCGCCGCCAGCAACGCGGGCTGGAACACAACCTGCTGGCCGCCCGGGAAGAAAGCGCCGCCCGCGCCGCCGGTGCGGAAGCCTTGCGCCTGACGCAGTTCTCCATCGACCAAAGCACCGTCGGCATCCTGTGGGTCAATTGGGACAGCCATGTGCGCTACGCCAACCTGGCGGCAGAAACCATGCTCGGCTACGCCCCCGGCGCGTTGATCGAGCGGCCGCTGATCGAGTTCGACCCGACGCTGACCATGGACCGCTGGCTCAACTTGTGGAAGCGCGCCCGGGCCAGTGAAGACGGGCCGCAGAGTTTTGCGACCAGTTGCCTGCGCGCCGATGGCAGTGTGCTCCCAGCGGATGTGTCCCTGAGTTTCCTGCGCTTTGCCGAAGGCGAGTATTTGGTGGTCTACCTCAACGACGTCACCGAGCGCCGCCGGGCCCTCGCGGCCTTGCAGGAAAGTGAAGCGCGCCTGCAAGGGATTGCCGCCAACGTGCCGGGGCTGGTATTTCGCCTGGAGCGCTTGCCGCGCAGTGAAGCGATCGAATTCGCCTATATCAGCCAGGGCAGCGAGGGCCTGGTGGGTTACGCCCCCGAGGTGCTCAGCCACCCGGCCATGGGCATTCGCAGCCTGGTGCATCCCGATGATCGCGCCAGTTATCACCGCACCCAGGACCAGGCCATCGAGACCGAGAGCAACTGGGCCTGGCAGGGCCGCATCCTGACCCGCCTGGGCGAGCAGCGCTGGGCCGACATCAAGGCCGTGACCCGGCGCCTGGAAGACGGCGCCGTGGTGTGGGACGGGATTGTCTGGGACATCAGCGAGAGCAAGCGCATCGAACTGGAGCTGGATGCCTCCCGCGCGCAACTGCGTGAATTGTCTGCCCACCTGGAAACCGTGCGCGAGGAAGAAAAGGCCCGCATCGCCAGGGAAGTGCACGATGAGCTGGGGCAGATGCTCACCGTGCTCAAGCTGGAAACCTCGATGTGTGAGCTGAGCTACGCGCAACTGGACCCCGGCCTGCACGAGCGCCTGAACAGTATGAAGCGCCTGATTGCCCAGCTGTTCCAGCTGGTGCGCGATGTGGCGACTGCTTTGCGCCCGCCGATCCTGGATGCCGGGATTGCCTCGGCGATCGAGTGGCAGGCCCGGCGTTTCGAGGCCCGCACCCAGATTCCCTGCCTGGTGCAGGTGCCGGACAACCTGCCGGTGCTGAGCGACGCCAAGGCCATCGGCCTGTTCCGCATCCTGCAGGAGGCGCTGACCAATGTGATGCGCCATGCCCAGGCGCATACTGTCGAGCTGACACTGGTGGTGGAGGGTGCACACCTGCGGCTGACCATCAGCGACGATGGCGCAGGTTTTGTGCAGGCGCCCGGGCGCCCGGTGTCGTTTGGCCTGGTGGGCATGCGCGAGCGGGTGCTGATCATGGGCGGGCACCTGAGCCTGGACAGCGAAGTGGGCGAGGGCACCACCCTGAGCGTGACGGTGCCGCTGGATTGATAACCAAAAGAAGAGGACATCCACTGTGATCCGTGTACTGGTAGCTGAAGACCACACCATCGTTCGCGAAGGCATCAAGCAACTGATCGGCTTGGCCAAGGACCTGTTGGTGGTGGGCGAGGCGAGCAATGGCGAGCAGTTGCTGGAAACCCTGCGCCATGTGCCCTGCGAGGTCGTGTTGCTGGACATCTCGATGCCGGGCGTCAACGGCCTGGAAGCCATCCCGCGGATTCGTGCGCTGAACAATCCACCGGCGATCCTGGTGCTGTCGATGCACGACGAGGCGCAAATGGCCGCCCGCGCGCTGAAGGTCGGCGCTGCCGGTTATGCCACCAAGGACAGCGACCCGGCGCTGCTGTTGACGGCAATCCGCAAGGTCGCGGCGGGTGGGCGGTACATCGACCCGGACCTGGCAGACCGCATGGTCTTCGAAGTCGGCCTCACCGACTCCCGGCCCTTGCACTCGCTGCTGTCGGAGCGCGAGTTCTCGGTATTCGAGCGCCTGGCCCAGGGCGCCAACGTCAACGACATCGCCCAGCAGTTGGCGTTGAGCAGCAAGACCATCAGCACCCACAAGGCGCGCCTGATGCAAAAACTCAACATCACCTCCCTGGCGGAACTGGTGAAGTACGCCATGGAGCATAAGCTTCTATAGGCGCATACCTGTTTGCGACCACCCCGCGAGCACAACAAACCCATTCCTGCGACCTGTGGCTGTCGCACTGTCCCATCCCCGCCATCCGTGTAGGGCAATCCCTACCCCAAACCTT
Proteins encoded:
- the murU gene encoding N-acetylmuramate alpha-1-phosphate uridylyltransferase MurU; protein product: MKAMILAAGRGERMRPLTLHTPKPLIQAGGKRLIEYHLEALAKAGFTDIVINHAWLGQQIEGYLGDGSQYGVRIQYSAEGEPLETGGGIFKALPLLGDEPFLVVNGDIWTDYDFASLDRPLNGLAHLVMVDNPAHHPSGGDFYIKDGALHDAAPGADNLTFSGISVLDPKLFAGCSAGAFKLAPLLRDAMAKGLVTGEHMSGRWIDVGTLERLAQVETLLTAGH
- a CDS encoding aminoglycoside phosphotransferase family protein; translation: MPDQDLRLQQLQVWLDEQLPRLFTAQGWGVVPPATLTAASSDASFRRYFRWDGDGRSFVVMDAPPPQENCKPFVDIAHLLEQSGINVPKIYAQDLLRGFLLLSDLGKKTYLDVIEAENADQLFVDAIDALLAFQQLPMEAPLPSYDVALLRRELELFPEWYVRRELGIEFDARQLALWQRVSDHLIDSALAQPKVLVHRDYMPRNLMISEPNPGVLDFQDAVYGPVTYDITCLFKDAFLSWPQARVREWQRGYWERAGALGIPVQADFEEFLRASDLMGVQRHLKVIGIFARICHRDGKPRYLADVPRFFAYIEAVLADRPELGELGELLASLRVEAVL
- a CDS encoding peptidylprolyl isomerase, whose translation is MKTKLSDCLRPLMLGALFLGTAAAHAAVQPLDKVVAIVDNDVIMQSQLDQRVKEVQQTIAKRGGGVPPTSVLDQQVLERLIVENLQLQIGDRSGIRISDEELNQAVGTIAQRNNMSVDQFRAALAHDGLSYEDARDQIRREMIISRVRQRRVAERVQVSEQEVKNFLASDLGKMQLSEELHLANILIPTPDSANAEQLNAAAAKTQAIYDRLKQGADFAQMAIAQSGSDNALEGGDMGWRKAAQLPPPFDRELSAMEVGGITQPARTPGGFIILKLLGKRGGEEAQMKDEVHVRHILVKPSEIRTEAQTKELAQKLYDRIEAGEDFGELAKSYSEDPGSALNGGDLNWIDPKALVPEFQDVMAKTPQGVLSKPFKTQYGWHVLEVLGRRATDNTAQAREQQALTVLRNRKYDEELQTWLRQIRDEAYVENKLPGADQTGTDQAAQ
- a CDS encoding TerB family tellurite resistance protein, producing MLWPGTLIGAGAGFAIASIPGAMLGALLGQALDRRLELQSWAQLRERLGGRPALRNDELLFVLLGRLAKSNGRVVDGHIQQARQEMRSLDMAEPAQRRAIAAFNRGKSGSDRVRSYLGVLKAQPHAAEGVLRACWRMAWADGKASTAERELIEQWGKWLGWTVQQIQALAADYEPERKPLANRGGAYQEALRILGVTATTEPSVIKRAYRRLLSRHHPDKIAGSGASPAQVREATERTRELHNAYALIRERRDFR
- a CDS encoding alpha/beta hydrolase family protein, with the translated sequence MPLLHRSALPALCLSLLFTSAFCVEAADTPAPAPEKPVARQPLPERSQEEANALERQIPQQEQQQLQAGSDSFLALWKPANSGEPEGVVIIVPGNGESADWPQAIGPLRQKLPDAAWGTLSLSLPDLTLDTLPPRVIESPKAAVDTSSKDASTVAKPVEQAASAEAEGTDPAVVPGSDEQDKTDASRIFARIDAALAFAQTQNARSIVLLGHGTGAWWAARYLSEKQPAQVQKFVMVAAQTPAGREPDLQQLAPKLKLATADLFYQDSEQARKTALERSQASKRLKNDNYKQVSLKAFPDNSAAGQEQLYRRVRGWLSPQASGS
- a CDS encoding response regulator; this translates as MIRVLVAEDHTIVREGIKQLIGLAKDLLVVGEASNGEQLLETLRHVPCEVVLLDISMPGVNGLEAIPRIRALNNPPAILVLSMHDEAQMAARALKVGAAGYATKDSDPALLLTAIRKVAAGGRYIDPDLADRMVFEVGLTDSRPLHSLLSEREFSVFERLAQGANVNDIAQQLALSSKTISTHKARLMQKLNITSLAELVKYAMEHKLL
- a CDS encoding PAS domain-containing sensor histidine kinase, giving the protein MGFRYLLVIGCLCFPLIAGAVPAPATHQAQLDAGQREWLGQHPDLRVGVVLQAPYAQYDRRLQRLSGANVELMQWLAKALDIELTWRNFPNQEQLEAAVRDGEVDLAPGLLQTPAGLRLWLFSDPYMRVPQHIVGVRDGGTAVDLEKLDDQSRVAVRMPSAVADYLRSTYPSLNLQGVPMERQALQLLVSQQARYAVVDEAQLSRLSGETEFAGLAVVGDIGLPQLLRVATRRDWPELADIMQSALRAIPARDLDQLHTRWLQPKYPRVTESPGFWQNLTLLLGLLLLASLAVVFWQRRQQRGLEHNLLAAREESAARAAGAEALRLTQFSIDQSTVGILWVNWDSHVRYANLAAETMLGYAPGALIERPLIEFDPTLTMDRWLNLWKRARASEDGPQSFATSCLRADGSVLPADVSLSFLRFAEGEYLVVYLNDVTERRRALAALQESEARLQGIAANVPGLVFRLERLPRSEAIEFAYISQGSEGLVGYAPEVLSHPAMGIRSLVHPDDRASYHRTQDQAIETESNWAWQGRILTRLGEQRWADIKAVTRRLEDGAVVWDGIVWDISESKRIELELDASRAQLRELSAHLETVREEEKARIAREVHDELGQMLTVLKLETSMCELSYAQLDPGLHERLNSMKRLIAQLFQLVRDVATALRPPILDAGIASAIEWQARRFEARTQIPCLVQVPDNLPVLSDAKAIGLFRILQEALTNVMRHAQAHTVELTLVVEGAHLRLTISDDGAGFVQAPGRPVSFGLVGMRERVLIMGGHLSLDSEVGEGTTLSVTVPLD
- a CDS encoding LPS-assembly protein LptD, producing the protein MALKSPAFRRKFPLLVTGSLLAMQPFATSFVVAAEQYDCSVSASGAWDCAPKTAAAPLPPRPVHDGSAVSSASGTPQGESAGGAEAVPQTALVTEAKGRGLRSRSADYSHLDWVPREKLTAAQLAETGPYCSGAYIEPIRPGMNDKTNKSDAPTFIGAKASRYEQEQQIASLAGDVVMRQGSMQVEADEANLYQAENRGELNGNVRLRDNGALLVGDHAEVQLDTGAAKVDNAEYVMHKSRIRGNALYAKRAENAIIRLKDGTYTTCEPNSNAWQLKGNNITLNPATGFGTATNVTLRVKDIPILYTPYIYFPIDNRRQSGFLPPSFSTGGETGFTLVTPYYFNLAPNYDATLYPQYMTKRGLLMEGEFRYLTKSSEGQFGGAYLNDDSDERKLQTDYEKTRYMLNWQHKGGLDSRVLTQVDYTNISDPYYFQDLKSYQEGIKTQDYVNQQGSVTYRGDTFQAKLNLQAYQLATISQITPYDRLPQITFNGALPYHPGGLNFTYETEAVRFERDLQNGTFTDENGLTTNRLDTFVTGLTRANGTRLNVAPAVDYPINWTYGFVTPKLKYVYTKYDLDLDSIGKNSLAAGDEFKSSQDRAVPIASIDSGLYFDRTTNWFGKDYRQTLEPRAYYLYVPNKDQSDIPVFDTSEYSFSYASLFRDNRFSGSDRIGDENKLSLGVTSRWIEDNGFERQRVSVGQALYFKDREVQLPGILAADRADAQSDVSPIALDYEFRFNRDWRATADYNWDTESHSPRSGSAMFHYQPEDNPNKVINVGYRYRNDQVVYNQLTGKWQFGGDYGQPGDPNFVKDYYKIQQHDFSMMWPIVPQWNLITRWQYDYARNRTLEAFGGFEYDNCCWKLRVINRYWVSNDEYSQIAPLNEKGDHGLFFQVVLKGLGGLTGAKVESFLDKGIEGYREREDQAF